A genome region from Dendrosporobacter quercicolus includes the following:
- a CDS encoding class I SAM-dependent methyltransferase, with translation MNQQGSYQINTISSCVEAEISRLKAQVELFWDKEFKHYIEFGLSDGMLIAELGSGPGFVTEKILGRLPNTKITAIEIDPFLADYARKYLSQKKFSQVEVLQKSIMQTGLAENFFDFAVIRLVLEHLPDPVNAVREVFRILKPGGKAIFVDNDFEMHIMTYPNILELRELYDAYCRSRYAEGGNPKIGRELPNILKRGGFSKVDFEIINAHSEIVCEEIFFKSEGIGIPVKLVQDGFLSSKSLGKISMEWRNMLKDENHSILRQLYIGIGEKLV, from the coding sequence ATGAATCAGCAAGGCTCTTATCAGATTAATACAATTTCAAGTTGTGTTGAAGCAGAAATAAGTCGTTTGAAAGCTCAAGTTGAATTGTTTTGGGACAAGGAATTTAAGCATTATATTGAATTTGGTTTGAGCGATGGAATGTTAATCGCCGAGCTTGGTTCAGGTCCAGGATTTGTCACGGAAAAAATATTGGGCAGATTGCCCAATACAAAAATTACAGCTATAGAGATTGATCCATTCCTGGCGGATTATGCCCGGAAATATTTGTCTCAAAAAAAGTTTAGTCAAGTTGAAGTGCTTCAAAAATCAATAATGCAAACTGGATTAGCCGAAAATTTCTTTGATTTTGCGGTTATACGATTAGTCTTAGAACATTTACCTGATCCTGTTAATGCTGTTCGCGAAGTATTTCGAATATTAAAACCCGGGGGGAAAGCGATATTCGTTGATAATGATTTTGAAATGCATATAATGACCTATCCAAATATTTTAGAGCTGAGAGAACTCTATGATGCCTACTGCAGATCCCGGTATGCGGAAGGCGGTAACCCCAAAATTGGCCGGGAACTACCTAATATTCTTAAAAGGGGTGGGTTTTCTAAAGTTGATTTTGAAATTATTAATGCGCATAGCGAAATAGTTTGTGAGGAAATATTTTTTAAATCCGAGGGGATCGGTATTCCAGTAAAATTGGTACAGGACGGTTTCTTATCAAGTAAATCTCTCGGAAAAATTTCCATGGAATGGAGAAATATGCTTAAAGATGAAAATCATTCTATTCTTCGGCAGTTATATATAGGAATTGGTGAAAAGTTGGTGTGA
- a CDS encoding SDR family NAD(P)-dependent oxidoreductase: MMNANLHVYQKNIENKVKKVLAGIVNNTSYPLNFDKSFSELGINSVLAVELVEAVNQELEIELGIEVVFDYSNVKDLANHIANQYHIANGANKGKAYKKYSDISSHEVIEQELKKIIADLLRDSTLDLDKSFLDLGINSVLAVELIEAVNQKFEIQLGIEVVFDYSGVKELAQVIISRYGEEWRQKNGKRSAGYNHLLRERSLGIKKAISSEESNNNQAFLVKERDSIAIIGISGKFADSDTIEEFWDHIKSGHSCIAVIDRKGWDEISYFHPDFAQKNRSVSKWGGLLRNIDRFDPAFFDISPREAERMDPQQRLFLTEAFKAFEDGGYSAQQLSGTKVGVFVGGRTSDYKEQTLNQEEINSQTFLGNDMSILAARISYFLNLKGPSLAVDTACSSSLVAIHLACNSLLKGESEIALAGGVFIISSPEFYVMTSKTGMLSPDGQCKTFDNSANGIVVGEGVGAVVLKRLESAIRDGDHIYGVIKGSAINQDGKTKGITSPSMLSQKALIYEAYKNAAVHPETVSYIEAHGTGTKLGDPIEIKALSEAFRMFTAKTQFCAIGSHKPNIGHTIMSAGIAGVFKILMAMKYKMLPPTISVEKINEHINFNESPFFINTRLTEWKSSDGNPLRAGVSSFGFSGTNCHVIIEEPPVQQGANKHVRPYYLFTFSAKTKTALNQRIIDMNAWLEKEAEQYCLGDISYTLLIGRSHFSVRCAFIASNIDELKQKIMEIYKNETTDDFFSYEATSSPKIQLILKKYGERLVEELQQSDNSDWENYKEKLLFLAELYANEYNLEWAMLYKKGSYCRVPLPTYPFCEDNYCILTSTEHYLFDNDFAGIIHPLIHRNISNFAQQQFSSTFTGRELFLADHIVKGKRVLPGVACLEMARVAVDLASGSQSMGIRLKNVSWTRQMSIQQQSVQVFIRLDPEDNGEIAFEIYSYANETDTGPVIHSRGSAVLSSTLRQGLTLDIAALQAKCTLNTLSAKQCYDAYCVMGLDYGPGHKGVELVYIGLGEVLAKLSLPGFVSNTLHQYVLHPSVMDSALQASIGLKIGNCIEPGKLALPFAVQEIEIIDRCTSRMWAWLRYSEGSKAGDKVEKLDIDLCDENGTICVRMRGFSTRVLEAEGETAKASATPGTLLLRPCWNKKPINREDKFPIYMQHLVILCEMGHISQEEVVSHIPGSHCIILQSKQDNIVDRFETYALRVFDEIQNIIKSKPSGKVLIQIVVTNENEQQLFCGLAGLLKTAQLENPKLIGQLIEWDFLANTETIIAKLQENSRRPFDNQICYRDDQRLVVEWNEIISSEEESRIPWKDHGVYLITGGAGGLGIIFAREIVQKVKHVTLILTGRSLLSEEKHTQLRELQALGSRIEYRRTDVTDKKAVADLIQKITEDFGGLNGIIHAAGVLRDNYILNKTKEEWRAVLAPKVLGLVNLDQASEKVNLDFFIFFSSVTGSLGNLGQADYATANAFMDCYSGYRNAQVAKKQRCGQTLSVNWPLWKEGGMHINEESARMMRQSVGMSAMQTSSGILALYQGFASQENQVLVMEGNLVQMKKLMLSIKSGAAAQLKKATIRADCRIDTGLLDTVQAALLQAASNLLKVKTEDSDGNIQLNEFGFDPVTLTEFINQINQEYQFELTTGIVSEHPTLYSLAEYLVENYKEDFVKRFKLASTIIRPEIDLNTSFEKIKRILIQSVSKFLKLKSEAINIYTELSKYGFDSIMLTEFVNILNQEYNLELTPTVFFEYPTIQSFAEYLSAEKHAAFGASFIQSRLESSVQAQPEGCTVKEGLLKNERYSRFARALASVAGQSERVTYEPIAIVGISGIFPMAKDLNDFWGNIVEGKDCITEIPKTRWDWREYFGDPMKEANKTNIKWGGFIDGVDEFDPLFFGISPREAELMDPQQRLLLTQVWKAIEDAGITVETLAHKRTGVYISAAGLSEYLNIFSIPKDNPLAMTSIVSSMIPNRISYTLNLRGPSEYCETACSSVFVALHRAIQCIHRNECEQAVIGAANLLLTPMGFIAFESMGFLSPDGQTKAFQAEANGYVRSEGVGAMIIKPLQKAIEDKDLIYAIIKGTGVAHGGRGMSMTAPNAAGIKTALLQAYQASEIDPRTVSYIEAHGIASPIGDSIEINALKAGFQELTSLHTNNLQANSPQYIGNLNPCIGHGEIVSGMAALFKVIFAIRDKVIPGIPQFTTLHESISLRGSRFQLSAENHKWEELIDSNGIRFPRRASINSYGFGGVNAHIILEEYIPSYTEAADNIAAISPQIVVFSAKNEDRLLAVVKQMLGFLTVQKELSLANFAYTLQIGRQAMKYRMAMVVSSKEELIQGLKEYLVSRQEDKQLEVSIPIFSGNMEEEHSVIGSLLHGRTGETLFQILLAEKNYEKLALYWSQGGNIPWEFLHEGAIVHRISLPAYPFEKKKYWLAQVSDQPVMMDSRYLIHQDDNQPISLNSRIKQMISELLGIPAVELPIREPLANLGFNSMQSVTLRGMLEQVYSTEIPISLVSEHNTIELLDRYLNKLIKPQIKADFRTNSNSPKQSNMLDILPVIIPDNANRHQPFPLNDIQESFLTGRKLCFGGDRVGCHIYFEIEVSSLDIYRLRSAWENLIKYHEMLRCVILNNGQQKILDKTPPYNLKIVDLRRKTAIAQSEYLEDVRENMSHKIYEAEQWPLFEVRISVCPNCKYVIHFSIDELIIDANGVYMLLQQWQQLYEKPGWQLPALNISFRDYVSAIKQFEESKRYKRDLEYWVKRLEQMPNGPTLSCQQQADSVERKEIYYRRRLNGELAEQQWLFLKGKAKKLNVSVTTLVLSIFSEFIRAWSDNEAFSLIITFFNRMPLHPQIQQVLGPYISTNIFVVEPKRGRSFEAWISYNQDCLFNDLDHSYVSGVRVLREIKARNKIPTSIYLPVVFTSLVNNFETQNGHNKESFFKRISYMVTQTPQVYLDHQIFEQDQKLKFSWDVAEEYFGANVIRSMFAAYCRFIYMLSCTTDDWNLDTLTSKIISEKLFDGNLKSGAYSEASDNVKPAPVKGTLPKGLKLEVLPDDKFKPFPLTDQQQAYAYARSALMPGGNNACQIYHEFEVEELDIGRLEKAWNKLLQTHDMLVAVIQSDGIQRILQEVPEFKIEVVDLIDKKGEALQAELNTIKRLMVTRVFELNKWPYFDLRVSILNNNKFRIHFSIDMLIADGDSIQLLLNQFFHAYKYPAENLKKNDVSFRDYIIALEKYKKEDGYQDSIQYWEKKFRIIPPGPQLPMNTCDNLVSFEQEQFKSVLWNWNVLKNSARILAVPPGMILLSAYVEVLSAWLYHKPFSIVIPCWERLPLHNGINMVVGDFTAMSWLIFREGKNNFKENVQLYHQAVREDLAHLAVSGLKVLRKAVLKAGRRGTLAFPVVFSNLTQSSVNLDNNFTKIETITKTPQVYLDNISEEREGCLHFYWDVAKGLYSDGLIEDMFAGYKRVLEALASTPDNWNKIDFPKLINAQPEKYGILKNDKEEKV, encoded by the coding sequence ATGATGAATGCTAATCTACATGTTTATCAAAAAAATATTGAAAACAAAGTAAAGAAAGTACTTGCGGGAATAGTAAACAACACAAGTTATCCCTTGAATTTTGATAAAAGTTTCTCAGAGTTAGGTATTAATTCGGTGCTGGCGGTTGAATTAGTGGAAGCGGTCAATCAAGAATTGGAAATTGAGTTAGGAATTGAAGTGGTTTTTGATTATAGCAATGTCAAAGATTTGGCAAATCATATAGCAAATCAATACCATATAGCAAATGGTGCAAATAAGGGAAAAGCTTATAAAAAATACAGTGACATAAGTAGTCACGAAGTTATTGAACAGGAATTGAAAAAAATAATAGCTGATTTATTAAGGGATAGTACCCTGGATTTAGACAAGAGCTTTTTAGATTTGGGTATTAACTCAGTATTGGCTGTGGAATTGATAGAAGCAGTCAATCAAAAATTCGAAATTCAACTAGGAATTGAAGTTGTTTTTGATTATAGCGGGGTCAAGGAGTTAGCTCAAGTTATTATTAGTCGCTATGGTGAAGAATGGCGACAGAAAAATGGTAAACGATCTGCCGGTTATAATCATTTGTTAAGGGAAAGAAGCCTGGGAATAAAAAAAGCAATTTCAAGCGAAGAAAGTAATAACAATCAGGCATTTCTTGTAAAAGAACGAGATTCAATAGCAATAATAGGTATCTCAGGCAAATTCGCCGATTCAGACACAATTGAAGAATTCTGGGATCACATTAAGTCGGGGCATAGCTGTATAGCGGTAATTGATCGCAAAGGCTGGGACGAAATTAGCTATTTCCATCCGGATTTTGCCCAAAAGAATAGATCGGTCAGTAAATGGGGTGGTTTACTAAGAAACATTGACAGATTTGATCCCGCATTTTTTGATATTTCACCGCGGGAAGCGGAAAGAATGGATCCGCAGCAGCGATTGTTCTTAACAGAAGCATTTAAAGCTTTTGAAGACGGGGGATATTCCGCCCAACAGCTATCGGGGACAAAGGTAGGGGTTTTTGTTGGTGGTCGAACCTCGGATTATAAGGAACAAACATTGAATCAGGAAGAGATAAATTCTCAAACATTTTTAGGCAATGACATGTCAATTTTAGCGGCAAGAATTTCATATTTTTTAAATCTTAAGGGACCAAGTCTTGCTGTAGATACTGCGTGTTCATCATCATTGGTAGCCATCCATCTGGCTTGCAATAGTCTCCTTAAAGGAGAATCAGAAATTGCGTTAGCCGGTGGAGTTTTTATTATTAGCTCACCGGAATTTTATGTCATGACCTCAAAAACAGGCATGTTGTCACCTGATGGCCAATGTAAAACCTTTGACAATAGTGCGAACGGGATCGTAGTTGGAGAAGGTGTCGGGGCTGTAGTATTAAAGCGGTTAGAATCAGCAATTAGGGACGGGGATCATATTTATGGCGTAATTAAAGGTTCTGCCATAAACCAAGATGGGAAGACAAAAGGTATTACTTCACCAAGTATGCTTTCCCAAAAAGCATTGATATATGAAGCATATAAAAATGCTGCTGTTCATCCCGAAACAGTTAGCTATATTGAAGCACATGGCACAGGGACTAAATTAGGCGATCCAATTGAAATTAAAGCCTTATCAGAGGCATTCCGGATGTTTACTGCTAAAACTCAATTTTGCGCCATCGGATCGCACAAACCAAATATTGGACATACTATAATGTCAGCCGGAATTGCAGGTGTTTTTAAAATCTTAATGGCGATGAAATATAAAATGCTTCCTCCAACTATTAGTGTCGAAAAGATTAATGAGCATATAAATTTTAATGAAAGCCCCTTTTTTATAAATACTAGACTTACTGAATGGAAAAGCAGTGATGGAAATCCTTTACGTGCAGGGGTAAGTTCGTTTGGATTTAGTGGTACGAATTGTCATGTGATTATTGAAGAGCCTCCAGTGCAACAGGGTGCAAATAAGCATGTTCGCCCCTATTACTTATTCACGTTCTCTGCAAAAACAAAAACAGCCTTAAATCAAAGAATTATCGATATGAACGCATGGCTGGAAAAAGAAGCAGAGCAATATTGCTTAGGAGATATTTCCTACACTCTCTTAATTGGCAGAAGTCATTTTTCAGTTAGATGTGCTTTTATCGCGAGTAATATAGATGAACTGAAACAAAAAATAATGGAAATTTACAAAAATGAGACCACAGATGATTTTTTTAGTTATGAAGCAACAAGTTCTCCTAAAATACAATTAATATTAAAAAAATATGGTGAACGACTTGTTGAAGAATTACAGCAATCTGATAATTCAGATTGGGAGAATTATAAAGAAAAGCTGCTGTTTTTAGCAGAGCTATACGCTAATGAATATAATCTGGAATGGGCGATGTTATACAAAAAGGGAAGTTACTGTCGTGTTCCATTGCCCACATATCCATTTTGCGAAGACAATTATTGTATACTTACAAGCACAGAACACTATCTTTTCGATAATGACTTTGCGGGCATCATTCACCCGCTGATACATCGGAATATCTCCAACTTTGCGCAACAGCAGTTTAGTTCGACCTTTACGGGGCGCGAATTATTTTTGGCGGATCATATAGTGAAGGGTAAACGGGTTTTGCCTGGCGTGGCCTGCCTGGAAATGGCTCGTGTCGCTGTAGATTTGGCATCAGGATCACAGTCGATGGGAATTCGATTAAAAAACGTGAGCTGGACTCGCCAAATGTCAATACAGCAGCAATCTGTTCAGGTATTTATTAGACTTGACCCTGAAGATAACGGAGAAATTGCCTTTGAAATCTATAGTTACGCGAATGAGACGGATACAGGCCCGGTTATTCACAGTCGAGGCAGTGCCGTGTTGAGTAGTACGCTTAGGCAGGGATTAACCTTGGATATAGCGGCTTTACAAGCGAAGTGCACTTTAAACACCCTTTCGGCAAAACAATGCTATGATGCGTATTGCGTTATGGGGCTTGACTATGGACCAGGCCACAAAGGAGTTGAGCTGGTATATATCGGATTAGGAGAAGTGTTGGCCAAGTTGTCTCTGCCAGGCTTCGTTTCCAATACGCTGCATCAATATGTACTGCATCCAAGTGTCATGGATTCAGCGCTACAGGCGTCAATAGGCTTAAAGATTGGCAATTGTATTGAGCCTGGCAAGCTTGCCTTGCCTTTTGCCGTGCAAGAAATTGAAATTATTGACAGATGCACCTCCCGCATGTGGGCCTGGCTCCGTTACAGTGAGGGGAGTAAAGCCGGGGATAAAGTAGAAAAGCTCGATATTGATTTATGCGATGAAAATGGGACGATTTGTGTACGGATGAGAGGGTTTTCAACAAGAGTATTGGAAGCGGAAGGGGAGACGGCAAAAGCCTCGGCAACCCCTGGGACGCTGTTGCTCCGACCTTGTTGGAATAAGAAACCCATAAACAGAGAAGATAAGTTCCCAATATATATGCAGCATCTGGTGATCTTGTGCGAGATGGGCCATATTTCTCAGGAAGAAGTAGTAAGTCATATACCAGGAAGCCATTGTATTATATTGCAATCTAAACAGGATAATATAGTCGATCGCTTTGAGACATATGCTCTTAGGGTATTTGATGAAATTCAAAATATTATTAAGAGTAAACCTAGCGGTAAGGTATTGATTCAAATTGTAGTTACGAATGAGAATGAACAGCAACTATTTTGCGGACTGGCCGGACTATTGAAAACCGCTCAACTGGAGAATCCCAAATTAATAGGGCAGCTAATTGAGTGGGATTTTTTAGCAAATACTGAGACAATCATTGCAAAGTTGCAGGAAAACAGCCGGAGACCTTTTGATAACCAGATTTGCTATCGGGATGACCAGCGGTTGGTTGTGGAGTGGAATGAAATTATATCATCGGAAGAAGAGTCACGTATTCCCTGGAAAGATCATGGGGTCTATCTAATTACAGGTGGTGCTGGTGGATTAGGAATTATTTTTGCCAGGGAGATTGTGCAGAAAGTTAAGCATGTGACTCTCATTCTCACTGGGCGATCATTACTCAGTGAGGAAAAGCACACTCAACTTAGAGAACTGCAAGCATTGGGCTCTAGAATTGAATACAGACGAACAGATGTGACTGACAAGAAAGCGGTTGCGGACTTAATTCAAAAAATTACGGAAGATTTCGGGGGACTCAATGGCATCATTCATGCTGCTGGCGTGCTTCGCGATAACTATATCCTAAATAAAACTAAGGAGGAATGGCGAGCAGTCCTTGCCCCTAAGGTCTTAGGACTAGTGAATCTAGATCAAGCAAGCGAGAAGGTAAACCTTGACTTTTTTATCTTCTTTTCTTCAGTAACAGGGAGTTTAGGTAATCTGGGTCAAGCCGATTACGCAACTGCCAATGCCTTTATGGATTGTTATTCCGGGTACCGCAATGCTCAGGTTGCAAAGAAACAACGCTGCGGGCAGACCTTATCAGTCAACTGGCCATTGTGGAAAGAAGGCGGTATGCATATAAACGAAGAATCTGCGAGAATGATGAGACAAAGCGTGGGAATGAGTGCTATGCAAACCTCAAGTGGCATCCTAGCGTTATATCAAGGTTTTGCTTCACAAGAAAACCAGGTATTGGTCATGGAAGGTAATCTTGTACAAATGAAAAAATTAATGCTTTCTATTAAGAGCGGTGCTGCTGCACAACTTAAGAAAGCTACTATAAGAGCTGATTGCAGGATCGATACTGGTTTATTAGATACAGTGCAAGCTGCTTTGTTGCAAGCCGCATCTAATTTGCTTAAGGTTAAAACTGAAGATAGCGACGGAAATATCCAACTGAATGAATTCGGTTTTGATCCCGTTACATTGACGGAATTCATAAATCAAATCAACCAGGAATATCAGTTTGAGTTGACGACTGGTATAGTTTCTGAACACCCGACACTCTATAGCTTAGCAGAATACCTAGTGGAAAATTACAAAGAGGACTTTGTAAAACGATTCAAACTTGCCTCTACAATTATAAGGCCGGAAATTGATCTCAACACATCGTTTGAAAAAATAAAGCGGATTTTGATTCAAAGCGTATCAAAATTTTTGAAGTTAAAGTCAGAGGCTATCAATATATATACCGAGTTGAGCAAATATGGATTTGACTCAATCATGCTGACTGAATTTGTGAATATATTAAACCAGGAATACAACCTGGAATTAACTCCCACTGTATTTTTTGAATATCCCACCATTCAAAGTTTTGCTGAATATTTAAGTGCAGAGAAGCATGCAGCGTTTGGCGCAAGCTTTATTCAAAGCAGATTGGAATCCTCAGTTCAAGCTCAACCTGAAGGTTGTACAGTAAAGGAAGGTCTGCTCAAAAACGAACGATATTCAAGATTTGCAAGAGCATTGGCTTCAGTCGCAGGGCAATCGGAACGGGTAACCTATGAACCCATTGCGATAGTAGGAATCAGTGGTATATTTCCTATGGCCAAAGATTTGAATGATTTTTGGGGAAACATTGTGGAGGGCAAGGATTGTATCACCGAAATACCTAAAACCCGTTGGGATTGGCGAGAGTATTTTGGTGACCCCATGAAAGAGGCAAATAAAACCAATATCAAATGGGGGGGATTCATTGACGGAGTAGATGAATTTGATCCGTTGTTTTTTGGAATTTCTCCGCGAGAAGCTGAGCTGATGGATCCACAGCAGCGATTGCTACTAACCCAGGTGTGGAAGGCTATTGAAGATGCCGGTATTACTGTTGAAACATTAGCGCATAAACGGACAGGCGTTTATATCAGTGCTGCAGGTCTTAGTGAGTATTTGAACATTTTTTCTATTCCTAAAGATAATCCCTTGGCGATGACGTCTATTGTTTCGTCCATGATTCCCAATCGTATTTCTTATACATTAAATTTACGGGGACCAAGCGAATATTGCGAAACAGCCTGTTCATCGGTATTTGTCGCTTTACATCGCGCGATTCAATGTATACATCGCAATGAATGTGAACAGGCCGTTATAGGTGCCGCTAATTTACTTCTAACACCGATGGGATTTATTGCTTTTGAATCAATGGGTTTTCTTAGTCCGGATGGACAGACCAAAGCATTCCAGGCAGAGGCAAACGGGTATGTGCGCAGTGAAGGCGTTGGTGCAATGATCATCAAACCTTTACAAAAAGCCATTGAAGATAAAGATTTGATTTATGCCATCATTAAAGGTACTGGAGTCGCGCACGGTGGTCGCGGAATGTCAATGACCGCACCCAATGCAGCAGGGATAAAAACTGCCTTGCTCCAAGCCTACCAGGCCTCTGAGATTGATCCCCGAACGGTATCTTATATTGAAGCGCACGGGATTGCTTCTCCTATAGGCGATAGTATTGAAATCAACGCTTTGAAGGCGGGTTTTCAGGAACTTACATCATTACATACGAACAATTTACAAGCAAACAGCCCACAATATATTGGGAACTTAAATCCATGTATTGGCCATGGCGAAATAGTCTCTGGAATGGCGGCACTGTTTAAAGTGATTTTTGCCATACGTGATAAAGTTATTCCAGGTATTCCGCAATTTACAACTTTACATGAAAGTATTTCGCTACGTGGGAGTAGGTTCCAATTATCCGCAGAGAACCATAAATGGGAAGAGTTGATTGACTCAAATGGTATCAGGTTTCCTCGGCGCGCCAGTATTAACAGTTATGGGTTTGGCGGAGTAAATGCGCATATAATTTTAGAAGAATATATTCCTTCTTATACAGAAGCTGCTGATAACATTGCCGCAATTTCACCACAGATTGTGGTTTTTTCAGCTAAAAATGAGGATAGACTATTGGCGGTTGTTAAACAAATGCTAGGATTTTTAACAGTACAGAAAGAGCTGTCTTTAGCAAATTTTGCTTATACACTCCAGATTGGACGACAGGCAATGAAATATCGAATGGCTATGGTGGTGAGCAGCAAAGAAGAGCTTATTCAGGGCCTGAAGGAATATTTAGTCTCCAGGCAGGAAGACAAACAGCTAGAGGTTTCCATACCAATTTTTTCGGGAAATATGGAAGAGGAGCATTCCGTGATTGGGTCCCTGCTACATGGCAGAACAGGGGAGACTCTATTTCAAATACTTTTAGCCGAAAAAAATTACGAGAAACTGGCGTTATATTGGTCACAGGGAGGTAATATTCCTTGGGAATTCCTTCACGAAGGAGCAATTGTTCATAGGATTTCCCTGCCCGCGTATCCTTTTGAGAAAAAGAAATATTGGCTTGCTCAAGTGAGTGACCAGCCAGTAATGATGGATAGTCGATATTTAATTCATCAGGATGATAACCAGCCTATTAGCTTGAATAGTCGAATTAAACAAATGATCAGCGAGCTTTTAGGCATTCCTGCAGTGGAACTGCCGATACGGGAGCCGCTGGCTAATTTAGGGTTTAATTCAATGCAGTCGGTTACTTTAAGGGGTATGCTTGAACAGGTGTATAGTACAGAAATTCCAATTTCTCTTGTAAGCGAACATAATACTATTGAGCTTTTAGACAGGTACTTGAACAAACTAATTAAACCGCAAATTAAGGCTGACTTTCGAACAAACAGCAATTCTCCAAAACAATCTAATATGCTAGATATCCTACCTGTAATCATTCCAGACAATGCTAACCGCCATCAACCTTTTCCACTAAATGATATTCAGGAATCTTTTTTGACTGGACGTAAACTTTGTTTTGGCGGCGACCGGGTGGGGTGCCATATTTATTTTGAGATAGAAGTAAGCAGCCTGGATATTTACCGTTTAAGAAGCGCTTGGGAAAACTTAATTAAATATCACGAAATGCTTCGTTGTGTAATTCTAAATAATGGTCAACAGAAAATCCTGGATAAAACGCCACCATATAATTTGAAGATAGTTGATTTACGCCGAAAAACTGCGATTGCGCAGTCCGAATACCTTGAGGATGTGCGGGAAAATATGTCTCATAAAATATATGAGGCCGAGCAATGGCCGCTTTTTGAAGTCCGTATCAGTGTGTGTCCGAATTGTAAATATGTTATTCACTTCAGTATTGATGAGTTGATAATAGATGCAAATGGAGTATATATGCTATTACAGCAATGGCAGCAATTATATGAAAAGCCTGGCTGGCAATTACCGGCATTAAATATATCATTTCGCGATTATGTATCTGCGATTAAGCAATTTGAAGAGTCAAAACGTTATAAGCGGGATTTGGAATATTGGGTCAAGAGATTAGAACAGATGCCGAACGGGCCAACACTATCCTGCCAACAACAGGCAGATAGCGTAGAACGCAAGGAGATTTATTATCGTAGAAGATTGAACGGTGAGCTTGCAGAGCAGCAGTGGCTGTTTCTTAAAGGGAAAGCTAAGAAATTAAATGTTTCCGTTACGACCCTGGTACTTAGTATTTTTAGTGAGTTTATTCGTGCTTGGAGTGATAATGAAGCATTCTCACTCATCATAACCTTCTTTAATCGGATGCCACTACACCCACAGATACAGCAGGTACTTGGTCCATATATTTCGACAAATATATTTGTTGTGGAGCCAAAAAGGGGTCGGAGCTTTGAAGCATGGATAAGCTACAATCAAGATTGTTTATTCAATGATTTGGACCACAGTTATGTAAGTGGCGTTAGAGTGTTACGAGAAATTAAAGCAAGAAATAAAATACCAACTTCGATATATTTACCTGTAGTTTTTACATCGTTAGTGAATAATTTCGAGACTCAGAATGGTCACAATAAAGAGAGCTTTTTTAAGCGAATTTCATATATGGTAACGCAAACACCTCAAGTTTATTTAGATCATCAAATCTTTGAACAGGATCAAAAACTAAAATTCAGCTGGGATGTTGCGGAAGAATATTTTGGTGCGAATGTAATTAGGAGTATGTTTGCCGCTTACTGCCGGTTCATTTATATGCTTTCATGCACAACGGATGATTGGAATTTGGATACTTTAACTTCTAAAATAATTAGTGAAAAACTTTTTGATGGTAACCTTAAGAGTGGAGCGTATTCTGAAGCCAGCGATAATGTAAAGCCGGCTCCGGTAAAAGGAACTTTACCAAAAGGTCTAAAGCTTGAAGTCTTGCCAGATGATAAATTTAAACCCTTTCCCTTAACTGATCAGCAGCAGGCATATGCTTATGCCAGAAGTGCGTTAATGCCAGGTGGAAATAATGCCTGTCAAATATATCACGAATTTGAAGTGGAAGAACTTGATATTGGTCGACTTGAAAAAGCATGGAATAAATTGCTGCAGACTCATGACATGCTTGTTGCAGTGATCCAGTCAGATGGTATTCAAAGAATTCTGCAGGAGGTTCCAGAGTTTAAAATCGAAGTGGTTGATCTTATCGACAAAAAAGGAGAAGCGCTACAGGCGGAATTAAATACAATTAAACGTTTGATGGTAACACGGGTATTCGAGTTAAATAAATGGCCCTATTTTGATTTGCGTGTATCAATTTTAAACAACAACAAATTCCGCATTCATTTTAGCATTGATATGCTAATAGCTGACGGGGATAGCATTCAGCTTTTATTGAATCAGTTTTTTCATGCTTATAAATATCCTGCTGAGAATTTGAAGAAAAACGATGTTTCATTTCGAGATTACATCATAGCATTGGAAAAATATAAAAAAGAGGACGGATATCAAGACAGCATTCAATATTGGGAAAAAAAGTTTAGGATAATTCCACCCGGGCCGCAATTACCAATGAATACCTGTGACAATTTGGTCTCCTTTGAGCAAGAGCAGTTCAAAAGTGTGCTCTGGAATTGGAATGTACTCAAAAATTCAGCAAGAATCCTGGCAGTGCCGCCAGGCATGATATTGTTGTCCGCTTATGTCGAAGTTCTGTCAGCATGGTTATATCATAAACCATTTTCTATCGTAATTCCGTGCTGGGAACGGCTTCCCCTTCACAATGGTATTAATATGGTGGTAGGTGATTTTACCGCTATGAGCTGGTTAATATTCAGAGAGGGTAAGAACAATTTTAAGGAAAACGTGCAATTATACCATCAGGCTGTACGCGAGGATTTAGCGCATTTGGCAGTGAGCGGTTTAAAGGTTCTCCGGAAAGCTGTATTGAAAGCCGGTCGGAGAGGGACGTTAGCTTTTCCGGTAGTTTTCAGTAATTTGACTCAGTCAAGCGTCAATTTGGACAATAACTTTACAAAGATAGAGACTATAACCAAAACACCACAAGTCTACTTGGATAACATAAGTGAAGAGCGTGAAGGATGCCTCCACTTTTATTGGGATGTTGCAAAAGGGCTGTATTCCGATGGCTTAATAGAAGACATGTTTGCCGGGTATAAGCGAGTATTGGAAGCGCTAGCTAGTACTCCTGATAATTGGAATAAAATAGATTTTCCAAAGCTGATCAATGCCCAGCCGGAAAAGTACGGAATTTTAAAGAATGACAAGGAGGAAAAAGTATGA